The DNA window TCCATCGCGACCATTTCCACGTCTCCAGGGCTTAAGTTCTCTTTTTCCAGTGCCTTAATTAAGAACTCATGGAGCATCGTTCCCTTTTGCAGGGCAATTTTCTTACCCTTCAGATCAGCTAATGTTTTTACATTAAGCTCAGTTTGAGCGACGATGGCGATCCCTTTAGGAAATTGGGAATACCCGGCAACGACCTTGATATCGTTGCCATTAGCTTTGGCCAACAAAGCGGAAACATAATTCATAGAGGTGCTTATATCGATACTCTTGGAAGCCAGAGCTTCAAGCTGTGCCGGCCCCGCTGCAATCTCAGTCCATTTAAAAGCGATACCCTCCCCTTGAAAACCTTTTTCAAAATTATGCTGGTCGAGGGCAACGATAGCAGGAACGTTAATGGGCCGTGTGGAGTAGGATGCGTTAAGCTGAGTCAATGCCTGAGGCTTCTTTTCTTCCGGCTGACCCTGCTTTGCCGCACTGCAGCCCTGTGTTCCCAGCAAAAGCAGCAACAGGCATAGTAGATAAATGAATGAGGTTTTTCTTTTTAGCAATGGTAGTCCTTCTTTCTTTGCTTTTATTATAGCGTTAAGCAACTCATGATTTCTCGTTTAATCTCTGCCCGCTTCTCTTTTTCCACATCAAAGACGTGAGTGATTCGACCGGGGGAAGGGGAAAACAACAAGACCCGTTGTCCGAGATTAATAGCTTCATCGATGTCATGAGTTACCATAATCATGGTTTTGCCGGTAGCTCGCCAAAGTTGTAAAATCTCATCTTGCATGCGTCTACGGGTAAGAGCATCCAATGCTGAAAAGGGTTCATCCAAAAGGAGAATCTCCGGATCAATGGCCAGGGCCCGTGCGATAGCCACCCTTTGGGCCATACCACCAGATAATTCATGGGGATATACCTGGGCAAAATCAGTTAAGCCGATCAGTTCGAGCTGATAACCCACTGTCTTTTCCACCTCGGAAGCTGAAAGTCTTCCCTTTACTCCCACCCCAATGTTATCTGCCACTGTAAGCCAAGGGAAAAGTCGCGGTTCTTGAAAGACCATCCCACATTGGCGGCTAGGCTCCAGCACTTTCTTGCCCAGGATGGACACTGTGCCGGCTGTAGGCAACTCTAAGCCTGCTATAAGGCGCAGCAAGGTTGTTTTTCCACAACCGCTGGGCCCAACCAGACATATAAACTCCCCCCCTGCTACAGTCATATATACTTTTGCTAAGGCAGTTGTATTCGCTCTGGGGGTGATAAACTCTTTCCTTAACCCGTCAATCTCTAAAAGCGGCCTCATTTTTTCTCCTCTGTTATGCTTTATGCCAAGGTAATACTCTTTGTTCAAGGTACTTAATCCCGTAGTCAATCAATGCACCAAGGCTGCCGATAACAAAAATCGAAACAAAAATCAACTCCGACTGGGCTAGATTTCTACCCTCCATCAACAGATAGCCTAATCCCTTTGCGGAAGCAATAATTTCGGCAGCTACCAGGGCCCGCCAACAGTTGCTGAAGCCTAACCGTATACCCACAAAAAAATGGGGTGCTGCCGAAGGGAGATAAACATGAGTAATCCTTGCCTGATAACCTAAACTAAAAGCCCGGGCCACCTCTTTTAATTTCTGGTCTACGGATTGAATACCAAATAATGTGTTAATAAAGACAGGAAAAAACGCTGCGTAGACCATCAGAGCAATCTTCATCCCCTCGCCAATGCCCAGCCAAAGAATAAAGACAGGAATCCAGGCAATCGTGGGGATTTGCTGCAAGAATGCTAAAGTCGGAGTAATAAATTTCTGCGCCCGGCTAAAAAGTCCAATGAACAAACCAAGGGGAACGGCAAGCACCATGGTAATTGCCATCCCCACTCCCAGTCTGAAAAGGCTTGATTTGATATGGATAAAAATCTCCCCGGTGAATAAAAGTTCCGTAAATGCCCCTATAATATCACCCGGTGAAGGCAGAAGATAGGGGTTAACCCAGCCAAAATAACTAACGCCTTGCCATAGTATAATCAGTAAGGCGGGAAAAACCAAACCTTGAATTTTTCGAATGATCCGCTCGTTCATTATTACACCACTTCTAGTTTATTATAGCACCTCACCTCTAATTATATTTTAGATTTTTTCTTTTGCAAAGTAACGAGTGTAGCTGCGGATATCTCTCAACTCCTTGAGCTTTAGTAAACTATAATACCAGATACCAGGAAAGATCAGCCCAGCCAATAAAAATAAATACCATGGCAAAGGGATAAACCTACTGATGATGATTCCGGTCATAATATGTAGATACATTATCTCCATGGTGGCCTGCCCTAAAAACTCCAGCACTGTGCGGATCACCTTAATGCGGCTAAGCAGCTTGCTTAAA is part of the Desulfitobacterium chlororespirans DSM 11544 genome and encodes:
- a CDS encoding NrtA/SsuA/CpmA family ABC transporter substrate-binding protein; this translates as MLKRKTSFIYLLCLLLLLLGTQGCSAAKQGQPEEKKPQALTQLNASYSTRPINVPAIVALDQHNFEKGFQGEGIAFKWTEIAAGPAQLEALASKSIDISTSMNYVSALLAKANGNDIKVVAGYSQFPKGIAIVAQTELNVKTLADLKGKKIALQKGTMLHEFLIKALEKENLSPGDVEMVAMESVDAAPALMGGQIDAAILPEPLLMKVVSSGKGTLVLNAEGLITGQTFIVARADFALEHPEAVKSFIQLHEESIHWAEQNKEQFYSVAGEQLKLEPKAVEALYPKFIFSTEINSEMIHELKLSAQFLQENGFIKPTVNTDQLVEDLVDMSFL
- a CDS encoding ABC transporter ATP-binding protein, which produces MRPLLEIDGLRKEFITPRANTTALAKVYMTVAGGEFICLVGPSGCGKTTLLRLIAGLELPTAGTVSILGKKVLEPSRQCGMVFQEPRLFPWLTVADNIGVGVKGRLSASEVEKTVGYQLELIGLTDFAQVYPHELSGGMAQRVAIARALAIDPEILLLDEPFSALDALTRRRMQDEILQLWRATGKTMIMVTHDIDEAINLGQRVLLFSPSPGRITHVFDVEKEKRAEIKREIMSCLTL
- a CDS encoding ABC transporter permease, translating into MNERIIRKIQGLVFPALLIILWQGVSYFGWVNPYLLPSPGDIIGAFTELLFTGEIFIHIKSSLFRLGVGMAITMVLAVPLGLFIGLFSRAQKFITPTLAFLQQIPTIAWIPVFILWLGIGEGMKIALMVYAAFFPVFINTLFGIQSVDQKLKEVARAFSLGYQARITHVYLPSAAPHFFVGIRLGFSNCWRALVAAEIIASAKGLGYLLMEGRNLAQSELIFVSIFVIGSLGALIDYGIKYLEQRVLPWHKA